Proteins encoded within one genomic window of Platichthys flesus chromosome 13, fPlaFle2.1, whole genome shotgun sequence:
- the LOC133967095 gene encoding protein FAM237A-like, which produces MVPVLLNAPLAAVFLLMCAVPLRGQKPGQVDPLATPRSNRECWDSSSALLLEMRSPRIADTVPAFWDLMVFLRASDNSKHTDLFWDLARVFWDMYVNCVLSKSHGLGRRHVTAVHSLITDKSFRFNSSGVNSRSWLSFRVRRRGQMKTLKIKPKSNKHYHK; this is translated from the exons ATGGTCCCTGTGCTCCTGAACGCACCGTTGGCCGCTGTGTTTTTACTGATGTGTGCCGTGCCGCTCCGGGGCCAGAAGCCGGGTCAGGTGGACCCCCTGGCGACCCCACGCTCCAACCGGGAGTGCTGGGACTCCTCCTCGGCACTGCTGCTGGAGATGCGCTCCCCGAGGATCGCAGACACGGTGCCCGCCTTCTGGGACCTGATGGTGTTCCTCAGGGCGTCagacaacagcaaacacacgGATCTCTTCTGGGACCTGGCCCGGGTCTTCTGGGACATGTACGTGAACTGTGTGCTGTCCAAGAGCCACGGCCTGGGCCGGAGACACGTCACCGCCGTACACTCCCTCATCACTGACa AGTCCTTCAGGTTCAACAGCTCTGGCGTGAACTCTCGGTCGTGGCTCAGCTTCAGAGTGAGACGCAGAGGACAGATGAAGACCCTGAAGATCAAACCCAAATCTAACAAACATTACCACAAGTAA